The Bacteroidota bacterium genomic interval CCTGGGCCAGGAGCGCGTCGAGGCAGCGCGGCAGCCGCGCCTCCTCGTTGCGGGCCGCCACGAGCACGGCGATGCGCGGCAGCGGGGGAGTGGGCTCTCGGTCCCGGTACCTCGCCCGCGCCATCACCACGGCCACGCCCAGCACGAAGACGGCATAGGCCAGGGTGGGGGCGAGCAGCAGAAACCACATGCGGGCGGGGCGGAGGCGGGAGGTCGGCGCAGGATGATACGCGACGCGTCCGGCACGCGGGGTGAACTTCACCCCAACGCCGCGCACCCAGCTTCAGAGCGCGGCGAAGCGGTAGCCGTCGGCCAGCAGGAGGGGGAGCGCGAGCGCGAGCGCGGGGGGCGTCACGCGCCGGGCGTGCCCGCCCTCGTGCAGCACGATGACCGAGCCGGGCCGCGCCAGGTCGACCGTCCGGTTCAGCACGGCGTCCGGCGTGGCCGAGGCCAGGAAGTCGCCCGGCATCACGTCCCACATGGCGATCCGCTGGCCGTGCTGCCGGCACCAGCGCCGCATCGCCGTCGTGAAGTAGCCGTAGGGGGGGCGCATCCAGCGCACCGCCTCACCGGTGAGGTCTTCGAGCGTCGCCGTGGCGCGCGCCATCTCGGTCTCTACCACATCGGCCGGCGTCTTCCACGCATTCGCGTGCGTGTCCGTGTGCTGCCCGACCGTGTGCCCGGCCGCGTGCAGGGCGCGGACGCACTCGGGCCACCGCCGCATCTGCTCGCCGACGAGGAAGAACGAGGCCGGCACTTCGTAGCGGTCGAGGAGCTCGAGCAGGGCAGGCGTCGTCTCGTCCGGGCCGTCGTCGAAGGTGAGGTAGAGCGTGCGCGTACCATCGGTCCGGCGCCAGAGCAGGTCGGGGAAGAGCCGCGAGGCGGCCCGGGGGACGTGGTTGCCGAGGAGCGAGACGAGCACGGGTCGGAGGACGGTAGAGACAGAAGACGGTGGACAGGAAGCGGCGCTGTGGGCACCCGTAGTAGCGCTGCTACGCCCTAGCTAGGCATGCTGCGGCGCTTCGCGTATGCATCCGCCGTGCCATTTGCGCGCCCCGCCTCTATTATCTCGAAATGCGCCGTCCCTTCCAGGTGTAGCCGCCGAGAGTGCCCGCCGCACCCATGAGCACGACGTAGGGTATGTGCAGCAGTTGGGCGGGTAGGAAATAGGCCATCAGCCACCCGCGTCCGACGTGGCGGCACGCCGGGCCCAGCAGCGCAGCCTCCGGCAGCACCTTCAGCGCAGCCGCTGCTGCGAGCGGCCCAGCAAGCGCAGGTGCGAACGGCAGCGCGAGTAGGCCGCCGAGGAGGGCGAGGTAGAACGCGTAGACGGTGCCTACGACCGCCAGCACGGCCGGGTGCTCGTAGTGCGCCCCCTTCGACGCCCAGCGGCGGCGCTGCTCGAAGAACGCGCTCGTGTTCTCCGGCGCATCGGTCAGCACGGCTGCGCCGGGGTCCGGGCAGAAGCGGACCTCCCAGTCGGTCGTGTAGGCGATCTTCTGCATCAGCAGCTCGTCGTCGCCCGAGGTCAGGTGGTCGATCCCCGAGAAGCCGCCGAGGGCGTCGAAGACCGCCTTGCGGTAGGCCACGTTCGCCCCGTTGCAGAGGTTCGGGCGCCCGACCCCAACCGCCCCGGCCCCGACGGCGACGAGGCCGAGGAACTCCAGCGCCGTCACGTTCGCCGCGTGCCCGCCCGTCGGGTAGAGCACCGGCCCGGAGACGAGCGCCGTGCGGTCGCCGAACGTCGCGGCCATCGACCCGATCCAGCCCGGCGGAACGGTGCAGTCGGCGTCGGTCGTGAGGATGACCGTGCCGCGCGCGTGGGCAATGCCTTTTTCGATGGCCCGCTTCTTATGGGCCTGCGCCCGGTCCAGGTTTTCCGGCATCGACAGAAGGTGGAGGCGCGTCGGTGCTTCGCGGTCCTCGTCCAGCCCGGCAGGTACCATCGCCCGGTTCACGCGCTCCATCACGCGGCGCACGAGCGCGGGCGTCGCGTCCTGCGAGAGGTCGTCCACGACGAGCACCTCGAACCGGTCTTCGGGGTAGTCGCCGGCGAAGACGGCGTCGAGGCAGCGTTCGATGACCGCCTCCTCGTCGCGCGCCGGAATGATGACAGTGACGAAGGGGTGCGACGGCGCGAGCGGGTCGGAGGGCAGGCGAGGCGCCCGGTCCCGCTTTACGACACGCTGGAAACCGAGGGCGAAGCTGACGATGGCGAGGGCATAGAGCATGCCCGACCCTATCAGCGCCGCTGCGAACACCGTCGTCACGCCCGCACCTCCACTGGTTCCGGGGCGGGCTCCGGCGCGAGGCGCAGGCGCAGCACGAACGGCATCCCGACGAGCGACGGCACGAGGAGGTTGACGCAGAACAGCAGGAACGCCGCGTTGAACGCCGCCGCCGCCCCGATCCCGAGCGCCCCCAGGAAGTAGACCGCCGCCCCTTCGCGGATGCCGAGGTCGGCGAGCGTAAACGAGGGGACCGCGCTCTTGGCGAAGAAGACGAGCACCACGCCGACGGCCGTTTGGAACCACGCCGCGCCGGGCGCGAACGCGAAGACGAGGACCACGAACTGCGCCGAGAAGATGGCGTAGCGCAGCGCCGAGAGGCCGAGCAGGCTGCGCGCGTCGTGCTGGTCGAAGGCGTCTAGCACCTCCAGGCGCGGCGCGAAGCGCTCAGGGAGGACGGCCGCGAAGAGCCGCTTCGCTGCCTGCGGGTGGAGCAGGAGGTAGACGAACACCCCGGTGGCGACGCCGCCGACGCCGCACACCGTCGCCCAGGCAAGCACCGGGAGGCCCGTCTGCGTCATCAGGAACGGCACGAGCGACGCGAGGCCGACGGCGAGGGTGCAGCCGAGCGTCGCCATGCGCTCGGCGAAGGTGAGCGCGGCGAGGTCCCACGCCGGCGCGTGGCGCAGGTAGAACGACCGCCCGGCGTAGTCGCCGAGCCGGCCGGGCGTAACGAGGCCGAGGGGGTAGCCGCTCAGGACCGCCCCCAGCGTCTGGCGAAACCGCACCTCGGGCGCGAGCCGCCGCACCAGCCGGTGCCAGCGGTAGGCCTCTAGCCCGACGTTCGCCGGCAGCAGCGCGAGCGCGAGCGCGATCCACCCCAGGTGCGCCGTCCGGCTCGCCTCCGCGATGGCGTCCCACTCGACGACGTGCCCGACGTAGGCCACCGTCGCGGCGGCGAGGCCGAGCTTGAGCACTAAGAAGCCGAGGGTGCGCACGAGGTGATAGGCGGGAGGGAGAGAAAGATAGCGGCGACTAGGATATCGGCTGGCCGAGGAGAGAAGAAAGAGGAGAAGGGTGAGAAAGAGGAGCGCGCGTCTTCACCCTGCCTCTCTCTGCTGTCGTCTTTCTCTTCTGTCTCCTCCCCCTTTTCTCTCCGTCTCTCAAACTCACCGCACCAGCGGCCGCACGTCGCGGATGCCGTACACGACCCGCAGCGACCCGAACTTGTAGCCCTCGGGGTCGATCCCGACCTGCCCGCCGATGATCACGCGGTCCTCGTCGAGGTCCACGATCCGCAGGCCGACTGAGAGCGCGGGGCGCAGCGGGACGCGCCGGCCCTCGTCGCTCAGGTCGCTGCTGAACGAGAGCCCCGGCTCGAACTGGTCGAAGAGGTTGTTGTAGGCGTTCGCCGCGCTCACCTGCACGTTCGCGTCGAAGGCGAACCAGTCGAGGAACGTGTAGACCGGGAACCGCCAGCCGAGGGTGAGCGCCAGGAGGTCATTGCCGTTGAAGCGGTAGCGCGTGTACGCCCCGAGGAGTTGGTCGTCGAGGAGGGGGAGGGCGTAGAAGGGGAGGGGCTCGTCGCCGATTCGCCGCGTCAGCGCGACGACGGTGCGCGTAAATAGGATGTGCCGGTGCATCGGCAGCGGGATGAAGCCGTAGACGCTCGCCGTCCCCGACCAGTAGTTGAACCGCCGCCCCCCGATGCCGTCGTAGCGCCGGGCGGTCAGGATCCCGAGCACGCCCCGCGAGCTGTAGAAGAGCCGGTCCCGCCGGTCCACGGCGATTTCGAGGCCGTAGGTTACGCCCGTCGAGGGGCGCTCGACGGCGCTGAAGAGCGAGCGCTGCGAGGCCGGGTCGAGCCGCTGGAACGCGCCGTCGTCGCGGTTGCGGAACGAGCGGACCTCTGCGTGGAGAAGCCGGACGGCAGGCTGGACCAGCACCCGCCCCGCCCCGAAGGGGTACCACCCGACCCGGAACCCGGCCTCGATCTCTTTCAGGCTGGCGAAGACCTGGTTGTCGCGGCTCGAACTCGGCCCGACGCCGTAGAACCCCCGGACCTGGTTGACCGTCCACTCGCCGCTCACGCCGGCGTAGACCGGGACCGCGAACGGGTCGCCGGAGAAGAACGACGCCCGGTAGCGCCCGAAGCGCTGCGCCGGCTCGGCCGAGACCCGCAGTTCGGTCCCCGCCGTGCCGATGTTGCTCACAATCGCCTCCACGCCCACGCCGAAGCCCTTCGACGAAGAGACGAACGAGTTGAGCAGCGCCCGGTAGTTGACCTCGATCCCGCTCCCGACCTGCTTCGACCGGACCGAGACGCCGGCCTCGGGGGGGGCCTCCGTCGTGTCGGGCGACGTGAGTTGGAAGAGGGCAAGTACGAGCGCGAGAACCATCGCGTGCGGCGTGAGAGGCAGAGGGGAACGTGCGTCCAGATAGAGGATCGGAATATAGGCGGCAATATCAAGTCGGGCTAGGCTATTTGTGGACCCCCGTCGGGCGCGCCTGCTATCTTCCAGCCCCTCCATCGCCCGCCTGCCCATGAACATCCTCGTCGTCGGCGGCGGGGGCCGCGAGCACGCGCTCTGCCACGCCCTCGCCCAAAGCACCCGCCGCCCCACGCTCTTCTGCGCCCCCGGCAACCCCGGCACCGCCGCGCTCGCCGAGAGCGTCCCCCTCGCTGCGAGCGACCTCGACGGCCTCCTCGCCTTTGCCGAAGAGCACGCTGTCGACCTGACGATTGTCGGGCCGGAGGCCCCGCTCGTGGCCGGGATCGTGGACCGGTTCGAGGCCGCCGGTCTCGCCGTCGTCGGGCCGACCGCGGCGGCGGCGCAGCTCGAGGGCAGCAAGCAGTTCGCCAAGGCGTTCATGGCCCGCCACGATATCCCGACCGCCGCCTCGCGCACGTTCGAGGCCGCGCAGTTCGACGAGGCGGTGGCGTACGTCGAAGCCGGGACCTTCCCGGTCGTGCTGAAGGCCGACGGCCTTGCCGCGGGCAAGGGCGTCCATATCTGCCCCGACGCTGAGGCGGCCCGCGCTTCGCTCCGCGAGATGCTGCGCGATGCGGCCTACGGCGAGGCCGGGGCGACGGTCGTCGTCGAGGACTTCATGCGCGGCGAGGAGGCCAGCGTCTTCGCCCTCACCGACGGCACCGACTACGTCCTCCTCGCGCCGGCGCAGGACCACAAGCGGATCGGCGAGGGCGACACCGGCCCCAACACGGGTGGGATGGGAGCCTACGCGCCCGCGCCGGTCGTGACGCCCGAAGTGCTCGCCGCCGTCGAGGAGCGGATCGTCCGCCCGACGATCGCGGGAATGGCATCGGAGGGCACGCCGTACCGGGGCGTCCTCTACGTCGGGCTGATGATAGGAGTCGAGACCCGTAACGAAGCAGGTGCGCCGCGCGTGGTCGAGTACAACTGCCGCTTCGGCGATCCCGAGGCCCAAGTCGTCCTCCCGCTGCTCGACGCCGATGCGGTCGACCTGTTCGAAGCCGTCGCGCACCGCCGGGTGGGCGAGGTTAGCGTAGCGCTCCGCGACAGCGCCGCCGCGTGTGTCGTCCTCGCCTCGGCGGGCTACCCGGCCTCGTCCACGAAGGGCGTCCCGGTCCACGGCCTCGGCGACGTGCCGGACGACGTGACCGTCTTTCACGCAGGCACCGCCGAGCAGAATGGCGCGACCGTCACCGCCGGCGGCCGCGTCCTCGGCGTCACCGGCTTCGGCTCCGGTTTACAGGCTGCCCTCGACCGTGCCTACGCCGGCGTTGACGCGGTCTCGTTCGACGGCATGCAGGTCCGCCGCGACATCGGGCAGAAGGGACTTTTAAGAGCGGAAGCGGGGACGAGCGGAAGCGGGGAAGATTGACCGGGCGATGTACCCTAAAATCTTCCGTTCTTCCTTTCCTCCGCTCTTCCGCTCCTAAGCGCGCTCTTCGATGCTCCGCTTGAGGAGGCCCTGCTTCTTGAAGTAGATCATCGTCGTGTCGAGCGTGCCGTGGCGCATGCGCTGGCGGACCTCGTCGAGGCTCATCCCGTCGTTGAGCCAGATGAGGGCGGCGGTGTGGGTGAGCGAGTGCGGCGTCACGCCGGGGCGCTTGAGGCCCGTCGCCTTGAGGAGGCCGTTGATGCGGCTGCGGATGCTCCGCGTGTTGAGGCGCTCGCCGTCGGAGCGGTGCCCGTGCGAGACGAACAGCGGGTCCTCGGGGCGGACGGGCCCGCGCGCGTCGAGGTAGAGCCGGATCGCGTCCATCACCGGCGGGTCGACCGGCACCTGCTGGTCCTTGACCGTCCGGCCCTTGCCCTGCACGCGGAGGTACCACCCGAGCAGCGTCTGCTCCAGGTCCCGGAGGTCGGCGCGGACGATCTCGATCTCGCTCAGGCCCGCGTAGAGCATGAGGTAGACGATCGCCCGGTCGCGCTTCTCGATGGGGGCGCTCGTGCGGAGGCCGCCGAGGAGCTGCTCGATCTCGCGCTCGGTAAAAACCTTGCGGCTGTGCTCGCTCGGGCGGCGGTTGCCCTTCACGGCCCGCGCCGGGTTCTCCTCCAGCAGGCCGATGTCGACGAGGTACTGGCAGAACCGGCGGAGCGCGGTGAGGTAGGTCGAGACCGAGACCTGGCTGAGGCCGCGGTCCTCCATCAGGTAGGCCTTGTAGCGCTCCACGTCCTCGGTGCGGAAGCGGAAGCCCCTCGAAGGAGACCCCTTCGCGGCGTGGCGCTCGGTGGCGAACCAGCGCTCGAACTCGTTGAGCGAGCGGCGGTACGTCCCCGCCGTCTCCGGGCTCTTCTCCTTGAGATACTCCGTCACGAACCCGTCGAGGCGGGCGTCGAGTTCGGTGAGCGAGAGGGTGAGGCCGGGGGCGTCGGGCATGGGAGGATAACGGCTATTGGGTACCGCAATCTAGCCCGTTGTGCTCCGGTATGCAAGAGAGAAAGAGCGGAGGGGTGGAAGAGCGGAAGGGTTCGAGGGTCACCGCTGCGCCCCTCTTCCGCTCTTCCCTACGTCCGCTCTTCCGCTCCTAGATCGCCTCGTCCGGGTCGATGCCTTCCAGGGCCTCCTTGAAGGCGTGGAGGTAGGACGCGCCCATCGCGCCGTCGATGACGCGGTGGTCGTAGCTCAGCGAGACGTACATCATCTGCCGGACCGCGATGATGTCGCCGAGGTCCGGGTGCTCGACCACGACGGGCCGCTTGCGAATCATCCCCGGCGAGAGGATGGCGACCTGCGGCTGGTTGATGATCGGGGTCCCCATGAGCGAGCCGAGGCTGCCGACGTTTGTGACGGTGAACGTCCCGCCCTGGAGCTCGTCCGGCATGAGCTGCTTCGAGCGCGCGCGCTCGGCCAGGTCGGCGACGGCGTGCGTCAGGCCGGTGAGGTTCTTCTGTCCCGCGTCGCGGACGACCGGGACGAGGAGGCCCTTCGTGCCGATCGCGACGGCGATGCCGACGTGGTAGTCCTTCTTGACCACGACCCGTTTGCCCTCGACCGAGGCGTTCAGGAGGGGGTGCGTCTTGAGCGCCTCGACGGCGGCGCGGACGAAGAACGGCGTGTAGGTCAGCTTGACCCCTTCGCGCTGCTGGAACGCCGCCTTGTGCCGCTCGCGGGCCTCGACGAGCCGCGTGACGTCGACCTCGTTGAAGCTCGTGACGTGCGCGCTCGTGTCGACCGAGCGCCGCATGTGCTCGGAGATCATCTGCCGCATCCGGTCCATCTCGATGATCTCGACCCGGTCGCCGGGCTGGGTCATCGGCTGCTGCGGAGCCGGGGCCGACGGGGCGACGGCAGGCTGGGCGGCGGGTTGCGGCGTCGGCTGGGGCGGTGCCTGCTGCGGGGCGGCGGGCTGCGCCTGGCGCGTCTCGATGTAGCCGAGGATGTCTTTCTTGGTGACGCGGCCCTCGGCCCCGCTGCCGGCGATGGACTCGAGTTCTTGCTGCGAGACGCCCTCGGCCCCGGCGATCGAGCGGACGAGCGGCGAGTAGAACCGGCCGTCGGAGCCGCGCCGCTGGAGCGGGCCACTGGCGGTGACTTGGGCTGCGGCGGGAGCCGCGAGCGGAGCACCGTCGCCGGCGACCGCCTGCCCGGCCATGCCGTAGCTCTTCTCGGGCGGGCTCGGAGCCGCGCCGTCGCCGCCGGTCGGGGCGGCGTCCGGCTTCGGGGCGGCCGGTGCGGGAGCGGAGCCTACGCTCGCGCCTTCGCCCGTGGCGATGAGGGCAATCTTGGCCCCGACCTCGACCGTCTCGCCCTCGGGCACGAGGATCTCGGCGAGGATGCCCTTCGCCGGGGACGGCACCTCGGAGTCGACCTTGTCGGTCGAGATCTCGAGGAGGGTCTCGTCGAGTTCGACCTCGTCGCCGACGGCTTTGGCCCACGCGAGCACGGTGCCTTCCATGACGCTCTCGCCCATCTTGGGCATCACCACCTCCACCTGCTCGCCCCCGGTGACGGGCGCCGCCGCAGCGGCCTCGACCGGCTCGACATTCGGCGCGGCGTCTGTGGCCTCCTCGGTGACGACGGCTTCGGCCTCGCCGGTCTCGGCGGGCGCGCTGTCCGGTGCACCGCTGGCCCCGTCGCCGCCGATCTCGGCGTTTACGTCGGTCTCGATCACGGCGATCTTGGCTCCGACCTCGACCGTCTCGCCCTCGGGCACGAGGATCTCGGCGAGCCGGCCTTTGGCAGGCGACGGCACCTCGGAGTCGACCTTGTCGGTCGAGATTTCGAGGAGGGTCTCGTCGAGCTCGACCTCGTCGCCGACGGCCTTCGACCAGGTGAGCACGGTGCCTTCCATCACGCTTTCGCCCATCTTGGGCATGACGACGTCGACCTTAGCCATGAGAGTTCGGGAGCTGGGTGGGGCGGGGGAACGAGAGAGCGCGGAATATACGTCCGGGGTCTGAGGCCACCGGGCAGCCTACAGCGTACCGCCGCGCCGGTGGAGCGTTCCTAGCGGCGAGGCTCAGGCGACGAGGTCGCGGTAGAACGCGGCGGCGCGCTCGGCGATCTCGTGCGGCTCGCCGTCGAGCGTCGGCCCGCCGGTGCCGGGCTCGCCCGAGGCTACGGCGTCGGCCGTGGCAGCCCCGACCTCGCGCACTTCGCGGTCGGCCGCGTCGGCGTGAAGGCCGTAGGCGGCGGCTTGGTCGGCCGTCAGGCGCACGTCCACGCCGGCGTCGTCAGGGGTGTAGACCGTCTTCACCCCGCCGAACAGGTCGCGCCCGGCGAACTCGCCGCTGAGCAGCGCGGGCACGTAGCCAGCGATCCAGCCGACAGCGTGGACCACGTCCGGTGCCCAGCCGAGGTTCTCGACCGTCGTGAGCGCGGCGCGGCCGAAGTAGAGGGCGCGCTCGGCGTTGTCCTCGAACAGCGCCTCCGTCTTGCGGTCCCGGAAGATGCCCTTGCGCTTGAAGTAGTGGACGTTGTCCATGAAGTAGACCTGGAGCCGGATGCCGGGGATCGAGGCCACCTTGACCTTGAGCGTCTCCGTGGTCTCGCCGACCGAGATGTCGCTGCCGGAGAGGCGGATGACCTCGTGGAGCCGGTTGCGCCGCTCCGACACGGTCCCGTAGCGCGGCATGATGATCCGGGTCTCGATGCCGGCGTGCTCCTGGAGGTGTTCGGGCAGGTCGCGGGCGAGGTGGGCGGCTTGGGTGGAGGCGGAGAACGGGGCCACCTCGCCTGCTACGAACAAGACTTTCATGCGCGCGCTCGGTTCGGAAGAGGTCGGTCCGGCGGGGCGTCGGGCACGCGCACCGCAGCCGGAGGAAAGGGTACCAAAACAGCACCAAAGGTACGAAAAAGCGATCCCCTCAGGCAAACCGCAGAGTGTCCCTCATCCCCATGTCACCGCAGCGGCAGGCATCGCCGGGGCCGAACCGGCCGAGCGAGGATGCCTCGTCAATCCTCCGGCGGCCGCGTGACGGGCGCCTCGAACGTCCCGCGTGCAGTGTAATCTACGCTTAGGCTACCGAGGTCTGGAGACCGGCCGACGCCCTCGAAGGCGAAGCGTCCGGCCATAGTCTCCTCCGTGATGGTCTCCAGCGTCAGCGTCCCGGACTGTGCGAAGAAACCTACGTTGGGGAATGTGCGGAAGTCGGAATAGAGTACGGCAAACGATGCGCTGTCGCCCGACACGTCGCCAATCCCGTAGGTACCTGGAGCCAGCGTAAAGGGGGCCGTGAGGGAGAAGAGCATGGAGCGGAGAATGTCTGTCTCATTCGCGCCCGTCTCCGCCAGGGTGATGCCGCGAAAGGTCGCGCTCTCGTTAAAGCTGGCAAGGGCAAGGCCGGAGAACGCCGTGCTGTCTCCCGCCGACGAGGCAACGGTGGCAGAGAAACTGCCGGGATCCTGCTGGGTGGGCGGGCCGTCTTCGCCGGAGTCGCAGGCCGCAAAGGCGAGCGCGAGCAGGGGGAGGAAAAGCAGTCGTTTCATAACGGCAAAGATACGGTGTGGTTTGGCCTGTCACAATCCAGCTTCGATGCCGACGAGCCAGCGGAAGCCAAACGCCTCCTCGTCGGGCCCGATCCGATCCGGCTCGCTCGCCCACACCGGAAACTTGGCGACGAGGTGCAGGCCGCGCAGCACGTCCGACTGCGCAACAAGTCCGGCGAGGCGGGATGCCCGGGCGAGCGGGGCCAGCGCCCCGAGGTCGTACCGGACCCCGAGCCCGGCGTCGGCCGCGAAGTCTGAAGTTACCCCGCCGAAGCCGCTGAAGACTTCCAGGCGAAGAGGCGCGAGCACCGCCTCGGCCGAGCGGCTCAGGCCTAGCAGACGCGCGGGGCCGAGCCGGAGCGCGAGGCTCCCGGCAATGAGACTCGTCCCGCTCGTGGGCTGGTTCGACCTCGGCAGGCGAATGCCGTCCGCCGTCAGGGACGGCTCGCGCACGAGGTAGGCTACGGGCCCGATGCCGGAGAGCGCGAAGAACTGCCCGTCGCGCTGCGGGTCGTCCGGCACGGCGGCCAGCACGCGGTAGGCATCGCTCCGCCACGCCGTCTCGACCGACGACGCGCCCAGCCGGAACCGTTTCTGCGGGCTCAACCGGTCCGACCCGATCCCGAGCGCGAGCCGCGCCACGCCCTCGAACGGTCCGAGGTCGGTCGCCTTCGTCGCCGTCATCCAGAGCCGGTTGGCATTGAACTCTGAGCCTACAGCAAAGGCGGGAGCGCTGTCCTCGTAGATTCCCATCGCCCCGCCGATCTCGCCGGTCACGGTCACCTCGCCCCGGGCGTCGCCGATCCGGTAGTCCAGCCGGGCCGAGACGAGGTGGTCCTCGCCGAAGCCGGTGTCGAGGCCGAATGCATCGGGAAAGGTGAGGCCGCTGCGGGTGTCGAGGCGCGTCGGGAACGCGTCGAAGTCCTCGAAGGCACGGCCGGTGACGCGGTGCTGGTGGCCGAGGGTGAAGGTGAGGCTATGGTCCCACCGGCGCAGCGTCGGGTAGCGCCCGAGCACCTTCGTGAGCGAGACACGGTTCTCCAGAATGCCGAGGTGCTTCTGCGCCTCGAAGCGCACGTCGTCGAGCGGACCGAGGCCGAAGAGCTGCCGCGTGTAGACCGCCGTGTAGTCGATCCCGTCGAGCGGCGAGCTCTCGAAAGCGTCGCCG includes:
- a CDS encoding tyrosine-type recombinase/integrase, with product MPDAPGLTLSLTELDARLDGFVTEYLKEKSPETAGTYRRSLNEFERWFATERHAAKGSPSRGFRFRTEDVERYKAYLMEDRGLSQVSVSTYLTALRRFCQYLVDIGLLEENPARAVKGNRRPSEHSRKVFTEREIEQLLGGLRTSAPIEKRDRAIVYLMLYAGLSEIEIVRADLRDLEQTLLGWYLRVQGKGRTVKDQQVPVDPPVMDAIRLYLDARGPVRPEDPLFVSHGHRSDGERLNTRSIRSRINGLLKATGLKRPGVTPHSLTHTAALIWLNDGMSLDEVRQRMRHGTLDTTMIYFKKQGLLKRSIEERA
- a CDS encoding lysylphosphatidylglycerol synthase transmembrane domain-containing protein, whose product is MRTLGFLVLKLGLAAATVAYVGHVVEWDAIAEASRTAHLGWIALALALLPANVGLEAYRWHRLVRRLAPEVRFRQTLGAVLSGYPLGLVTPGRLGDYAGRSFYLRHAPAWDLAALTFAERMATLGCTLAVGLASLVPFLMTQTGLPVLAWATVCGVGGVATGVFVYLLLHPQAAKRLFAAVLPERFAPRLEVLDAFDQHDARSLLGLSALRYAIFSAQFVVLVFAFAPGAAWFQTAVGVVLVFFAKSAVPSFTLADLGIREGAAVYFLGALGIGAAAAFNAAFLLFCVNLLVPSLVGMPFVLRLRLAPEPAPEPVEVRA
- a CDS encoding glycogen/starch synthase, which encodes MKVLFVAGEVAPFSASTQAAHLARDLPEHLQEHAGIETRIIMPRYGTVSERRNRLHEVIRLSGSDISVGETTETLKVKVASIPGIRLQVYFMDNVHYFKRKGIFRDRKTEALFEDNAERALYFGRAALTTVENLGWAPDVVHAVGWIAGYVPALLSGEFAGRDLFGGVKTVYTPDDAGVDVRLTADQAAAYGLHADAADREVREVGAATADAVASGEPGTGGPTLDGEPHEIAERAAAFYRDLVA
- the purD gene encoding phosphoribosylamine--glycine ligase; the encoded protein is MNILVVGGGGREHALCHALAQSTRRPTLFCAPGNPGTAALAESVPLAASDLDGLLAFAEEHAVDLTIVGPEAPLVAGIVDRFEAAGLAVVGPTAAAAQLEGSKQFAKAFMARHDIPTAASRTFEAAQFDEAVAYVEAGTFPVVLKADGLAAGKGVHICPDAEAARASLREMLRDAAYGEAGATVVVEDFMRGEEASVFALTDGTDYVLLAPAQDHKRIGEGDTGPNTGGMGAYAPAPVVTPEVLAAVEERIVRPTIAGMASEGTPYRGVLYVGLMIGVETRNEAGAPRVVEYNCRFGDPEAQVVLPLLDADAVDLFEAVAHRRVGEVSVALRDSAAACVVLASAGYPASSTKGVPVHGLGDVPDDVTVFHAGTAEQNGATVTAGGRVLGVTGFGSGLQAALDRAYAGVDAVSFDGMQVRRDIGQKGLLRAEAGTSGSGED
- a CDS encoding polysaccharide deacetylase family protein, whose translation is MLVSLLGNHVPRAASRLFPDLLWRRTDGTRTLYLTFDDGPDETTPALLELLDRYEVPASFFLVGEQMRRWPECVRALHAAGHTVGQHTDTHANAWKTPADVVETEMARATATLEDLTGEAVRWMRPPYGYFTTAMRRWCRQHGQRIAMWDVMPGDFLASATPDAVLNRTVDLARPGSVIVLHEGGHARRVTPPALALALPLLLADGYRFAAL
- the sucB gene encoding 2-oxoglutarate dehydrogenase, E2 component, dihydrolipoamide succinyltransferase; this translates as MAKVDVVMPKMGESVMEGTVLTWSKAVGDEVELDETLLEISTDKVDSEVPSPAKGRLAEILVPEGETVEVGAKIAVIETDVNAEIGGDGASGAPDSAPAETGEAEAVVTEEATDAAPNVEPVEAAAAAPVTGGEQVEVVMPKMGESVMEGTVLAWAKAVGDEVELDETLLEISTDKVDSEVPSPAKGILAEILVPEGETVEVGAKIALIATGEGASVGSAPAPAAPKPDAAPTGGDGAAPSPPEKSYGMAGQAVAGDGAPLAAPAAAQVTASGPLQRRGSDGRFYSPLVRSIAGAEGVSQQELESIAGSGAEGRVTKKDILGYIETRQAQPAAPQQAPPQPTPQPAAQPAVAPSAPAPQQPMTQPGDRVEIIEMDRMRQMISEHMRRSVDTSAHVTSFNEVDVTRLVEARERHKAAFQQREGVKLTYTPFFVRAAVEALKTHPLLNASVEGKRVVVKKDYHVGIAVAIGTKGLLVPVVRDAGQKNLTGLTHAVADLAERARSKQLMPDELQGGTFTVTNVGSLGSLMGTPIINQPQVAILSPGMIRKRPVVVEHPDLGDIIAVRQMMYVSLSYDHRVIDGAMGASYLHAFKEALEGIDPDEAI
- a CDS encoding glycosyltransferase; its protein translation is MLYALAIVSFALGFQRVVKRDRAPRLPSDPLAPSHPFVTVIIPARDEEAVIERCLDAVFAGDYPEDRFEVLVVDDLSQDATPALVRRVMERVNRAMVPAGLDEDREAPTRLHLLSMPENLDRAQAHKKRAIEKGIAHARGTVILTTDADCTVPPGWIGSMAATFGDRTALVSGPVLYPTGGHAANVTALEFLGLVAVGAGAVGVGRPNLCNGANVAYRKAVFDALGGFSGIDHLTSGDDELLMQKIAYTTDWEVRFCPDPGAAVLTDAPENTSAFFEQRRRWASKGAHYEHPAVLAVVGTVYAFYLALLGGLLALPFAPALAGPLAAAAALKVLPEAALLGPACRHVGRGWLMAYFLPAQLLHIPYVVLMGAAGTLGGYTWKGRRISR